A single Arachnia propionica DNA region contains:
- a CDS encoding TadE/TadG family type IV pilus assembly protein: MSGSVQVTLLLPLAMLVLLAALQWSLLLWAESTAMAAAQDSARAAAVLGGSAEDGREAGRRALFNSALGDATVKVDRAAAFTTAVVEGTAIRVLPMVDVTVHQAARVPTERIR, encoded by the coding sequence ATGAGCGGCAGCGTCCAGGTCACCCTGCTGCTGCCGCTCGCGATGCTGGTGCTGCTGGCCGCGCTCCAGTGGTCGCTGTTGTTGTGGGCGGAATCGACGGCCATGGCGGCCGCCCAGGACTCGGCCCGGGCCGCCGCCGTCCTGGGAGGCTCCGCCGAGGACGGCCGGGAAGCCGGGAGACGGGCCCTCTTCAACTCGGCTCTCGGCGACGCCACTGTGAAGGTTGACCGTGCGGCCGCGTTCACGACCGCCGTCGTCGAGGGAACCGCCATCCGGGTGCTTCCCATGGTGGATGTCACCGTGCACCAGGCGGCCAGGGTGCCGACCGAACGAATCCGGTGA
- a CDS encoding L-threonylcarbamoyladenylate synthase codes for MAQYYDVHPENPQPRTLSQMVRILEEGGLIAYPTDSCYALGCALGNGSGIERIRRIRQLGDRHHFTLVISEFSQLGAFVEMDNWVFRAVKAATPGPYTFILKATREVPKMMQHPKKRTIGVRIPDHRTTLALLDAVGSPLVSSTLLLPDHPEPLVEGWTIKELLDHELDAVLDSGDCGLTPTTVVDLSGDEPEVVRVGAGDPGPFE; via the coding sequence GTGGCCCAGTACTACGACGTGCATCCTGAGAACCCGCAGCCCCGCACCCTCAGCCAGATGGTGCGGATCCTCGAGGAGGGTGGGTTGATCGCCTACCCCACCGATTCCTGTTATGCGCTCGGTTGCGCCCTCGGCAACGGATCGGGAATCGAACGCATCCGGCGGATCCGGCAGCTGGGGGACAGGCACCATTTCACCCTGGTGATCTCCGAGTTCTCCCAGCTCGGGGCTTTCGTGGAGATGGACAACTGGGTTTTCCGCGCGGTCAAGGCGGCAACCCCGGGGCCGTACACCTTCATCCTGAAGGCCACCCGCGAGGTGCCGAAGATGATGCAGCACCCGAAGAAACGCACGATCGGCGTGCGGATTCCCGATCACCGCACCACCCTCGCCCTCCTCGACGCGGTCGGTTCACCTCTGGTCAGCTCCACCCTGCTGCTTCCGGATCATCCCGAGCCGCTCGTGGAGGGGTGGACCATCAAGGAGCTGCTGGACCACGAACTGGATGCGGTCCTGGACTCCGGTGACTGCGGGTTGACCCCGACGACCGTCGTGGATCTCAGCGGTGACGAACCGGAGGTCGTGCGGGTCGGGGCGGGCGATCCCGGCCCCTTCGAATGA
- a CDS encoding amidohydrolase — protein sequence MAEFRLVESFRITRVRPIPGLGTGRYSEPLDVTVTNGTITAIEPTRGVGDGDFDADGANLMPGLWDNHTHFSLAALISQCTRFSHKATKSEILAAVEDHLRHRPPRLVGYGFRSATWPTPPTAADLDAITTVPVALMSRDLHSLWCNTPALEQAGAAGHPTGFLVEEEAFAGIRRIMSRYLDLVEHAVQAAELEAASRGLVGIVDFSSGWAVEAWQQRAASRSIGLRVEAATYPERLDDLIAMGAGTGDELAENLRVGPLKIIADGSMGSRTAHCIAPYPNPLPGYPNGKPNHTRSELLALLGRAREARLQAAVHAIGDAACHDVLDAFEISGTRGSVEHVQCVAPADLPRFARLKLVASIQPAHQLEDIGVVERVWPGAKDRTYPMLDLLRAGARLAFGSDAPVASLDPWKAIEAACHRPYRADQALAPLAALRASTRTTLSVGQPADLVLTAGPGKVLLTMLGGRITFSR from the coding sequence GTGGCAGAATTCCGGCTCGTGGAGAGCTTTCGTATCACCCGGGTCCGGCCCATACCGGGACTCGGGACCGGCAGGTACAGCGAGCCGCTGGACGTCACGGTGACCAACGGCACTATCACCGCCATTGAACCCACCCGGGGTGTCGGCGACGGCGACTTCGACGCCGACGGCGCGAACCTCATGCCCGGTCTGTGGGACAACCACACCCATTTCTCCTTGGCGGCGCTGATCAGCCAGTGCACCCGCTTCTCCCACAAGGCCACGAAATCGGAGATCCTCGCGGCCGTCGAGGATCACCTGCGGCACCGGCCACCGAGGCTGGTCGGCTACGGTTTCCGTTCGGCAACGTGGCCCACTCCCCCGACCGCAGCCGACCTGGATGCGATCACCACCGTCCCGGTCGCGTTGATGTCCCGCGATCTCCACAGCCTCTGGTGCAACACCCCGGCCCTCGAACAGGCCGGGGCGGCCGGGCATCCGACGGGATTCCTCGTGGAGGAGGAGGCCTTCGCAGGCATCCGTCGCATCATGTCGCGGTATCTCGACCTGGTGGAACACGCCGTGCAGGCGGCCGAGCTGGAAGCCGCCTCCCGGGGGCTCGTGGGCATCGTGGATTTTTCCTCCGGCTGGGCCGTGGAGGCCTGGCAGCAGCGCGCGGCATCCCGGTCCATCGGGCTGCGGGTGGAGGCCGCCACCTACCCCGAGCGGCTCGACGATCTGATCGCCATGGGAGCCGGAACCGGCGACGAACTGGCCGAGAACTTGAGGGTCGGCCCGCTCAAGATAATCGCCGACGGCTCGATGGGCAGCCGCACCGCCCACTGCATCGCGCCTTACCCGAATCCCCTGCCGGGGTATCCGAACGGCAAACCCAACCACACCCGTTCCGAGTTGCTCGCATTGCTGGGGCGTGCCCGCGAGGCCCGGCTCCAGGCTGCGGTTCACGCCATCGGCGACGCCGCCTGCCACGACGTCCTGGACGCCTTCGAGATCTCGGGTACGCGTGGATCCGTCGAGCACGTGCAGTGCGTCGCTCCCGCCGACCTGCCGCGATTCGCGCGGTTGAAACTGGTCGCGAGCATCCAGCCCGCGCACCAGCTGGAGGACATCGGGGTGGTCGAGCGGGTCTGGCCCGGCGCGAAGGATCGCACCTACCCGATGCTCGACCTGCTGCGTGCGGGGGCACGGCTGGCCTTCGGCTCCGACGCACCCGTGGCCTCCCTCGACCCCTGGAAGGCCATCGAGGCGGCCTGTCACCGCCCCTACCGGGCGGACCAGGCGCTCGCTCCCCTGGCCGCCCTGCGGGCCAGCACCCGGACCACGCTCAGTGTTGGGCAGCCCGCCGACCTGGTGCTCACCGCCGGTCCCGGAAAGGTGTTGCTGACTATGCTCGGCGGCCGGATCACCTTCAGTCGCTGA
- a CDS encoding YggS family pyridoxal phosphate-dependent enzyme, with protein sequence MTSIAANLQKIEQQIATAAARAGRDSSEIRLLPVSKTKPPEAVLEAHAAGYRRFGENKVQEAQNKWEALREVADIEWAVIGHLQSNKAKYVARFATEFQALDSLKVASELDRRLQQEGRRLEVLVQVNSSDEDQKFGLPPQEVVTFAKQLDAFDALDVRGLMTLALFTDDTERIARCFKVMRQVQQELRDVTGKGWDELSMGMSGDFELAIEYGATCVRVGQAIFGNRLDPNAYWPGIK encoded by the coding sequence GTGACCAGCATTGCCGCCAACCTGCAGAAGATCGAACAGCAAATCGCGACCGCGGCCGCGAGAGCGGGACGCGACAGCAGCGAGATCCGGCTGCTCCCCGTCTCCAAGACCAAACCCCCGGAGGCCGTCCTCGAGGCCCACGCCGCCGGGTACCGGAGGTTCGGGGAGAACAAGGTGCAGGAGGCCCAGAACAAATGGGAGGCCCTGCGGGAGGTGGCCGACATCGAGTGGGCCGTGATCGGGCACCTGCAATCCAACAAGGCCAAGTACGTCGCCCGGTTCGCGACGGAGTTCCAGGCCCTCGACTCCCTGAAGGTCGCTTCGGAACTGGATCGCCGGCTGCAACAGGAAGGCCGCAGGCTAGAGGTCCTGGTACAGGTGAACAGCTCAGACGAGGACCAGAAGTTCGGTCTGCCGCCGCAGGAGGTGGTGACCTTCGCCAAACAACTCGACGCCTTCGACGCACTGGATGTCCGGGGGCTGATGACCCTGGCGCTGTTCACCGACGACACTGAGCGCATCGCGCGGTGCTTCAAGGTGATGCGCCAGGTGCAGCAGGAACTGAGGGACGTCACAGGAAAGGGCTGGGACGAACTGTCCATGGGCATGTCCGGTGACTTCGAACTGGCAATCGAGTACGGGGCCACCTGCGTTCGTGTCGGTCAGGCCATCTTCGGAAATCGCCTGGACCCCAATGCCTACTGGCCGGGAATCAAATAA
- a CDS encoding fibronectin type III-like domain-contianing protein, translating into MGRPPRELRGFRHLELGPEESAHAEIQVTRRDLSFWDVRTHSWSVEPGRIRVEIGASAEDIKLGLETDLPAPPQHLPLTEWSTVTEWRRHPAAWEKLEPFLASFGKESKFFLLDLPVCKLPLMFEDTLTFDQLAELLAEIRTTPSVP; encoded by the coding sequence GTGGGCCGCCCTCCCCGGGAACTACGAGGTTTCCGGCATCTGGAACTGGGGCCGGAGGAAAGCGCCCACGCTGAGATCCAGGTGACTCGCCGCGACCTGTCCTTCTGGGACGTGAGAACCCACTCCTGGAGCGTGGAACCGGGAAGGATCCGCGTCGAGATCGGGGCCTCTGCGGAGGACATCAAACTGGGCCTTGAGACGGACCTGCCCGCTCCCCCACAGCACCTGCCGCTGACGGAATGGTCCACCGTAACCGAATGGAGACGGCATCCCGCGGCATGGGAGAAGCTGGAACCCTTCCTGGCCTCCTTCGGGAAGGAATCGAAGTTCTTCCTGCTGGACCTGCCGGTGTGCAAGCTTCCGCTGATGTTCGAGGACACCCTGACCTTCGATCAGCTGGCGGAACTGCTCGCCGAAATCCGCACAACCCCCTCTGTTCCCTGA
- a CDS encoding glycoside hydrolase family 3 protein produces the protein MFTEEQIPELLAQLTLEEKCSLLSGSDFWHTQPVERLGIPALMVSDGPHGLRKQAVGADEMGLEESVPATCFPTAAALASTWDVTLLTEIGRALAEEAKAQGVGVILGPGVNLKRSPLCGRNFEYFSEDPLLAGELAAALAAGIQSGGVGTSVKHFAANNQETDRMRTNARIDERTLREIYLSIFERIIERARPATLMCSYNRINDVYSSENRWLLTEVLREEWGFDGLVMTDWGAVHDRVAGVAAGLDLEMPSSHGWNDRLVAEAVRTGALDESDLDRSVARVLRLVSRHHRETPEEHLDLGAHHELAREAASRSAVLLKNERAALPLPGLGDVVVIGEMARTPRYQGAGSSQVNPTRLDNALDALRRRHPGLPFEPGYPLPDSPAAAFPAGELLRRAQEAAAGRTVLLFLGLPAADESEGYDRQHISLPAGHVDLLRAVRRVANRVIVLLSNGAAVETASWQDDADAIMELWLPGQGGGEAVARLVTGEDSPAAGWRKPFLRGWSSTPHNSISRVKQVRCVTGKGFSSDTAGSRNSGTDRVTPSDTVWPTPPSSSAICGLRWLRSPPKRRWARWFSPLRSPSPTPEAEAVSQSPSSISGIRSPRWAALPGNYEVSGIWNWGRRKAPTLRSR, from the coding sequence ATGTTCACCGAAGAGCAGATTCCCGAGCTTCTCGCGCAGCTCACCCTCGAGGAAAAGTGCTCGCTGCTCTCCGGCAGCGATTTCTGGCACACCCAGCCGGTCGAACGGCTGGGGATTCCCGCCCTGATGGTCTCCGACGGTCCCCACGGGCTGCGCAAGCAGGCCGTGGGCGCCGACGAGATGGGCCTGGAGGAATCGGTGCCGGCCACATGTTTCCCCACGGCCGCGGCGCTCGCGTCCACCTGGGACGTGACGCTGCTCACCGAGATCGGCCGGGCGTTGGCCGAGGAGGCGAAGGCGCAGGGCGTCGGCGTGATCCTGGGACCGGGCGTGAACCTGAAACGCTCCCCGCTGTGCGGGCGGAACTTCGAGTACTTCTCGGAGGACCCCCTGCTGGCGGGAGAGCTGGCCGCTGCTCTGGCCGCGGGTATCCAGTCCGGAGGGGTCGGGACCTCCGTGAAACATTTCGCCGCCAACAACCAGGAAACTGATCGAATGCGCACAAACGCGCGGATCGACGAACGCACCCTGAGGGAAATCTACCTCAGCATATTCGAACGAATAATCGAACGAGCGCGTCCGGCGACGTTGATGTGCTCGTACAACCGGATCAACGACGTCTACTCGTCCGAGAACCGCTGGCTCCTGACCGAGGTACTACGTGAGGAATGGGGCTTCGACGGGCTGGTGATGACCGACTGGGGGGCGGTCCACGACCGTGTCGCAGGAGTCGCCGCCGGGCTGGACCTGGAAATGCCGTCCTCGCACGGCTGGAACGACCGGCTCGTCGCCGAGGCCGTCCGGACAGGCGCCCTGGACGAATCCGACCTGGACCGGTCCGTCGCGCGCGTGCTGCGGCTGGTCTCCCGGCACCACCGGGAAACACCCGAGGAACACCTCGATCTCGGGGCCCACCACGAACTGGCCCGCGAGGCCGCATCGCGAAGCGCCGTGCTGCTTAAAAACGAAAGGGCGGCGCTCCCCCTGCCCGGGCTCGGTGACGTCGTGGTCATCGGGGAGATGGCCCGCACCCCCAGATATCAGGGGGCCGGATCGTCGCAGGTGAACCCGACCCGCTTGGACAATGCCCTCGACGCCCTGCGGCGCAGGCACCCCGGTTTGCCGTTCGAGCCCGGGTATCCGCTGCCCGACTCCCCTGCAGCAGCCTTCCCCGCCGGGGAACTGCTCAGGCGAGCGCAGGAGGCCGCCGCGGGCCGCACGGTCCTGCTGTTCCTCGGCCTGCCCGCCGCGGACGAGTCGGAGGGATACGACCGGCAACACATCTCGCTGCCCGCCGGCCATGTGGACCTGCTGCGCGCAGTGCGCCGGGTGGCCAACAGGGTGATCGTCCTGCTCTCTAACGGCGCGGCCGTCGAGACCGCCTCCTGGCAGGACGACGCGGACGCGATCATGGAGCTATGGCTGCCAGGTCAGGGCGGGGGTGAGGCCGTGGCGCGGCTGGTCACCGGCGAGGACTCCCCAGCGGCAGGCTGGCGGAAACCATTCCTGAGAGGCTGGAGCAGCACCCCGCACAACTCAATTTCCCGGGTGAAGCAGGTGAGGTGCGTTACGGGGAAGGGATTTTCGTCGGATACCGCGGGCTCCAGAAACTCGGGAACCGACCGAGTTACCCCTTCGGACACGGTCTGGCCTACACCACCTTCGAGTTCAGCGATTTGCGGGCTGAGGTGGCTGAGGTCACCCCCGAAACGGCGTTGGGCGAGGTGGTTCTCACCGCTTCGTTCACCGTCACCAACACCGGAGGCCGAAGCGGTGTCGCAGTCCCCCAGCTCTATATCGGGTATCCGGTCTCCTCGGTGGGCCGCCCTCCCCGGGAACTACGAGGTTTCCGGCATCTGGAACTGGGGCCGGAGGAAAGCGCCCACGCTGAGATCCAGGTGA
- a CDS encoding GNAT family N-acetyltransferase codes for MEPYELELLPLDTPDDDPRWAAYLDLFAIVFLEGRASDDGLAAFRRHRRADGATLGMVTAEGPGLEGRQVVAGLAWAPIRVNAGGNVVPVMAINTVAVRPTHRRRGLMRLMMDHHLRRARTEGLALAALSASEATIYGRFGFGVATRHVDWEIDTRRFAIRPDVAVAPGSLELVNPPLDENIFEHLSTVHQVAHRGAFSPLGMHLAKADGTWDFDEQGPSRKLRYLLHFDASGAPDGFAEFKHGGFESKQSDSPAPTAVLSVCSPSPEIDRALWQGLASFDLVEKLTYESAVPDDPLPGSLVDPWAIKQKVIRDGIWLRILDLERAVADRGFDSDGQVVIKVADSMGFCEGTWCITVREGRGEAVRSSLSPAVELGVDSLARLWFGDVTAAQLARSGIVHGSPGSVQELSRLFATAFGPVNLNDF; via the coding sequence ATGGAACCTTACGAACTCGAGCTCCTGCCGCTCGACACCCCGGACGACGATCCTCGCTGGGCCGCATACCTGGATCTGTTCGCGATTGTCTTCCTCGAGGGTCGCGCCTCCGATGACGGCCTGGCCGCTTTCCGCAGGCACCGGCGAGCCGATGGCGCGACCCTCGGCATGGTCACCGCGGAAGGGCCAGGGCTCGAGGGACGTCAGGTGGTCGCCGGACTGGCCTGGGCGCCTATCCGGGTGAATGCCGGCGGGAACGTCGTCCCGGTCATGGCAATCAACACCGTCGCGGTCCGTCCCACTCACCGCCGCCGTGGCCTGATGCGGCTGATGATGGACCACCACCTCCGACGTGCCAGGACCGAGGGACTCGCGCTGGCCGCGTTGAGCGCCAGCGAGGCCACGATCTACGGCCGCTTCGGCTTCGGGGTCGCCACTCGGCACGTCGACTGGGAGATCGACACCCGGCGTTTCGCCATCCGCCCGGATGTGGCGGTTGCCCCGGGCTCACTGGAGCTCGTCAATCCCCCACTCGATGAGAATATATTCGAACACCTGTCCACCGTCCATCAGGTGGCCCATCGCGGTGCGTTCAGTCCCCTGGGCATGCATCTCGCCAAGGCGGACGGCACCTGGGACTTCGACGAGCAGGGGCCGTCCAGGAAATTGCGGTATCTGCTCCACTTCGACGCCTCCGGTGCCCCGGACGGATTCGCGGAGTTCAAGCACGGTGGTTTCGAGAGCAAACAAAGCGATTCCCCCGCACCCACCGCGGTCCTGTCGGTGTGCTCCCCCAGCCCCGAGATCGACCGTGCGCTGTGGCAGGGCCTGGCCAGTTTCGACCTGGTCGAGAAACTCACCTACGAGTCAGCCGTTCCGGATGATCCTCTGCCCGGCTCACTCGTCGACCCCTGGGCCATCAAGCAGAAGGTCATCCGCGACGGCATCTGGTTACGGATCCTGGATCTGGAGAGGGCAGTTGCGGATCGCGGTTTCGACTCGGACGGCCAAGTGGTCATCAAGGTCGCGGATTCGATGGGGTTCTGCGAGGGAACCTGGTGCATCACTGTGCGAGAAGGCCGGGGGGAGGCTGTGAGATCCTCCCTCTCCCCCGCCGTTGAGCTCGGTGTGGACAGCCTGGCCCGGCTCTGGTTCGGCGATGTGACGGCCGCACAACTGGCCCGTTCCGGCATCGTCCATGGCTCCCCGGGTTCCGTCCAGGAGCTCTCCCGGCTGTTCGCGACCGCTTTTGGTCCCGTCAACCTGAACGACTTCTGA
- a CDS encoding metal-sensitive transcriptional regulator: MTQLDPDAVRPSVLRLKRASGQLNAVIRMLEAGRECEDVITQIAAVSKAIDRAGYSIIAHGMRTCLLDDPTGESIDTQKLEKLFLSLS; encoded by the coding sequence GTGACGCAGCTGGATCCCGATGCGGTGAGGCCGTCGGTTCTCCGCCTGAAACGCGCCAGCGGACAGCTCAACGCCGTGATTCGCATGCTCGAGGCCGGCCGGGAGTGCGAAGACGTGATAACCCAGATTGCTGCGGTCTCCAAGGCCATCGACCGGGCCGGTTATTCGATCATCGCCCACGGCATGCGCACCTGTCTGTTGGACGACCCGACGGGGGAGTCCATCGACACCCAGAAGCTGGAAAAGCTTTTCCTGAGCCTGTCGTGA
- the lpdA gene encoding dihydrolipoyl dehydrogenase: protein MTHEYDVCVLGAGPGGYVAAIRAAQLGLKTCIIEKRYWGGVCLNVGCIPTKSLLRNAELAHIVTHEADTFGIQGEITVDYGKAFSRSRQVSERMTKGIHFLMKKNKIKEFNGWGTFVDAHTIDVADNNGATTRVTFNNVIIAAGSTTKMLPGTRVSANVVTYEEQILADRLPNSIIIGGSGAIGTEFAYVLRSYGVDVTIVEFFDRMVPNEDAEISAEITKAYKKLGIKVLTATKVESIEDTGSGVRVTVSPAKGGASQVLEADRFLSAVGFAPRTEGYGLENTGVALTERGAIAVDDYLRTNVPGVYAIGDCTAKMMLAHVAEAQGMVAAETIAGVETHPVDYDMIPRATYCQPQIASFGYTEQQARDKGHEVKVSKFPFAANGKAWGLGEGVGFVKLVADARYNELLGAHMIGPDVTELLPELILAQNYELTADEIAHAVHAHPTLSEAIKEAAHGIGGHMINL from the coding sequence ATGACCCACGAATACGACGTCTGCGTGCTCGGCGCCGGTCCCGGTGGCTACGTTGCCGCCATCCGTGCCGCCCAGCTCGGCCTGAAGACCTGCATCATCGAGAAACGCTACTGGGGGGGAGTGTGCCTGAACGTCGGCTGCATCCCGACCAAGTCGTTGCTGCGCAACGCGGAGCTGGCCCACATCGTCACCCACGAGGCCGACACCTTCGGCATCCAGGGTGAGATCACCGTCGACTACGGCAAGGCCTTCTCCCGCAGCCGCCAGGTCTCGGAGCGGATGACCAAGGGAATCCACTTCCTGATGAAGAAGAACAAGATCAAGGAGTTCAACGGCTGGGGCACCTTCGTCGATGCCCACACCATCGACGTTGCCGACAACAACGGCGCCACCACCCGGGTGACCTTCAACAACGTCATCATCGCGGCCGGATCGACCACGAAGATGCTTCCCGGAACCAGGGTCTCGGCCAACGTGGTCACCTACGAGGAGCAGATCCTGGCCGACAGGCTCCCGAACTCGATCATCATCGGCGGTTCCGGGGCCATCGGAACCGAGTTCGCCTACGTCTTGCGCAGCTACGGCGTCGACGTGACCATCGTCGAGTTCTTCGACCGGATGGTTCCCAACGAGGACGCGGAGATCTCCGCCGAGATCACCAAGGCGTACAAGAAACTGGGCATCAAGGTGCTGACCGCCACCAAGGTGGAGTCAATCGAGGACACGGGCAGCGGGGTACGGGTCACCGTCAGTCCCGCCAAGGGAGGTGCCTCCCAGGTCCTGGAGGCGGATCGTTTCCTCTCGGCTGTCGGGTTCGCCCCGCGCACCGAGGGTTACGGCCTGGAGAACACGGGGGTCGCCCTGACCGAACGCGGCGCCATTGCCGTCGACGACTATCTCCGCACCAACGTTCCCGGGGTCTACGCCATCGGCGACTGCACGGCGAAGATGATGCTCGCCCACGTGGCCGAGGCCCAGGGCATGGTGGCCGCCGAGACCATCGCCGGGGTCGAGACCCATCCCGTCGACTACGACATGATCCCGCGGGCGACCTATTGCCAGCCGCAGATCGCGTCCTTCGGCTACACCGAGCAGCAGGCCAGGGACAAGGGCCACGAGGTCAAGGTCTCGAAGTTCCCCTTCGCCGCCAACGGCAAGGCCTGGGGCCTGGGGGAAGGGGTTGGTTTCGTCAAGCTCGTCGCCGACGCCCGATACAACGAACTGCTGGGTGCCCACATGATTGGCCCCGACGTCACGGAACTGCTTCCGGAACTCATCCTGGCCCAGAACTACGAACTGACGGCCGATGAGATCGCGCACGCCGTTCACGCCCACCCGACGCTGTCAGAGGCCATCAAGGAGGCCGCCCACGGCATCGGCGGGCACATGATCAACCTCTGA
- a CDS encoding helix-turn-helix domain-containing protein — MTATSQSLGIMIREARKARQWSQQRLADEINSSQSAVHRIEMGQQNVSLNMIERLASALEMPLILAATEGTVNFEITGPTELAGEIEVRSSKNAAVALLCASMLNRGRTVLRGIASIEEVDRICDVLQSIGVTVTPTNGGQDLELTRPEKLTPETIDQRAARRTRSILMFLGPLMHEFDSFELPYAGGCDLGARTVHPHMSALKRLGLSVEAHDSQYHATVQRDGAPEHHITLVERGDTVTENAIMAAARTPGLTVIRNASGNYMVQDLCFFLRELGVGVDGIGTTTLRIQGVKEINKDVEYHISEDPIEAMSLITAGIVTRSELTVKRCPIEFLEVEFAVLEEMGQRMALSSEYPSGNGHTRLVDVTVKPSELTAPLDKIHPMPFPGLNIDNLPFFALICATAEGQSIIYDWVYDNRAVHLKKLCDLGANVTVMDAHKLMVIGPTKWRGRDIECPPALRPSVCLFLAALAARGTTILRDVYVINRGYEDLPRRFNQLGAQINTFWGDASS; from the coding sequence ATGACCGCCACCAGCCAGTCCCTGGGAATCATGATCCGGGAGGCGCGCAAGGCCCGTCAATGGTCCCAGCAGCGCCTCGCCGATGAAATCAACTCCTCACAGTCCGCCGTTCACCGGATAGAGATGGGCCAGCAGAACGTCTCTCTCAACATGATCGAGAGACTGGCATCCGCGCTCGAGATGCCCTTGATACTCGCGGCCACCGAGGGCACCGTCAACTTCGAGATCACCGGGCCGACGGAGCTTGCGGGCGAGATCGAGGTCCGTTCCTCCAAGAACGCGGCCGTCGCGCTGCTCTGCGCCTCGATGCTCAACCGGGGTCGCACCGTGCTGCGCGGGATCGCCAGCATCGAGGAGGTGGATCGAATCTGCGACGTCCTCCAGTCCATCGGGGTTACTGTCACCCCGACCAATGGAGGTCAGGATCTCGAACTGACCCGCCCGGAGAAACTCACCCCCGAGACCATCGACCAGCGTGCCGCTCGCCGCACGCGTTCCATCCTGATGTTCCTCGGCCCCCTGATGCACGAGTTCGATTCCTTCGAACTCCCCTATGCCGGCGGATGCGACCTCGGGGCCCGGACCGTGCATCCGCACATGTCCGCGCTGAAACGTCTCGGCCTGTCCGTGGAGGCGCACGACAGCCAGTACCACGCCACCGTGCAGCGCGACGGTGCGCCCGAACACCACATCACCCTGGTGGAGCGTGGGGACACGGTCACCGAGAACGCGATCATGGCCGCCGCCCGCACCCCGGGGCTGACCGTGATCCGCAACGCCTCCGGCAACTACATGGTGCAGGACCTGTGTTTCTTCCTGCGCGAACTGGGGGTCGGCGTGGACGGCATCGGAACCACCACCCTGCGCATCCAGGGCGTCAAGGAGATCAACAAGGACGTCGAATACCACATCTCGGAGGACCCGATCGAGGCGATGAGCCTCATCACCGCCGGCATCGTCACCCGCTCGGAACTGACGGTCAAGCGCTGCCCCATCGAGTTCCTGGAGGTGGAGTTCGCCGTTCTGGAAGAAATGGGCCAGCGAATGGCGCTGAGCAGCGAATACCCATCGGGTAACGGTCACACCCGGCTGGTGGACGTCACCGTGAAACCGTCCGAGCTGACGGCCCCCCTGGACAAAATCCATCCAATGCCGTTCCCAGGGTTGAACATCGACAACCTTCCCTTCTTCGCCCTGATCTGCGCGACGGCCGAGGGACAGTCGATCATCTACGACTGGGTCTACGACAACCGCGCGGTTCACTTGAAGAAGCTCTGCGACCTGGGGGCGAACGTCACCGTCATGGACGCCCACAAACTGATGGTCATCGGCCCGACGAAATGGCGTGGGCGTGACATCGAGTGCCCGCCGGCGCTGCGGCCCTCGGTGTGTCTGTTCCTGGCGGCCCTCGCAGCCCGCGGCACCACCATCCTGCGGGATGTCTACGTGATCAACCGGGGCTACGAGGACCTGCCGAGGCGTTTCAATCAGCTCGGCGCCCAGATCAACACCTTCTGGGGTGACGCTTCGAGCTGA